In Sesamum indicum cultivar Zhongzhi No. 13 linkage group LG8, S_indicum_v1.0, whole genome shotgun sequence, the sequence CGCCCCTTCTCCCAAGGACAATGAAGCCGCAACATGGAGAGAAAAGTTGGATCAACTCTATAAGAGCTCTTCACAGAGTTTCCGTGTTGTCGTACATGGCTCAAAAGTATGTTGTATGGCAcctcatttttttcttgtagttatcttaaataaagaaatttcataGACTTCGAATAATAATGGGGGAATACATGTTGAAACTTGTTGATATGTCAAAAGGTGTTCATTTGGTTTCTTCTTGTCATTTCCATTCACTTCATTCATATCTAGGGTCTAGTCTGTTTCTCTACTTCACCAATTCTTCTGAAGAAAGCTTACCGAAATTTTTCCGGAGATTGTTTTGAACCATAAAGTTACACAAGGATTTGCATCTTCTTCCAGCACAGTGCAGATGAGTTTGAGAGGCTGCTGAAGGAGATGTGTGGTGATGATGATGGAGATCTCCTGATAGAATCAGCAGTTAAAAGGATCCCAAAAGTTTTTGTCGTTTCAACTCTGGTCAGTGTAGCACCAGCTCAGCCATTCATATTTCGTAATTACCAGGTGTGATTTAAATATTGCATTTGTCTTTGATATCCTGAGACTTTGACAAGAATTCTTTTGGTTGCGTTGTCATCTgagaaatttcttgtttttctgaaGTACAGTACCCAGCTGGAACAACTGAGATTTCTTTTGCAGCTTCAGAAAATATGGCAACTGGTGGACAAGGAGCAACTAGTGGAGCTGAGGTTGGACATAAACGCAATGCTTTCATCGGAAGCTGTAAGCATCACATATGGCAAGCTATAAGAGCCTCATCAGCAGCACCATATTATTTAGATGATTTCTCTGATGGTACTTTCTCACCATCTTATATTGTTTCCAGTCAGGAACTTTTCTGCGTcttctttctaaaaaaatttgtatgcTATAGGTGTGTATCGCTGGCAAGATGGGGCTATTGTAGCAAATAATCCTACGATTTTCGCTATACGAGAGGCCCAACTCTTATGGCCTGATGCTAAAATTGATTGCTTGGTTTCAATCGGTTGTGGCTCTGTTCCAACAAAGGtgttaaaaatttgtatttctaCATATGgttataagtttttttgttgTCTTCCCCCACTGAAGATTTGCCCCTTTGGTTTTTGTATGATCTTGGATCATTCCAGGATTTGAAGAATAAGAGGGGCAGAGATCTTGTCATAAGTCTTGTGGGCATATTTCTAGATCAAAGTCAAGTTACTCTTAAAtgcattgaaagaaaaatgatagcGAACTTCTTTCACTGGATTGACAGTTATCTATCATTGTTGCATGTTGTACAATCTCTAATCAATAATTGTTATCTGTTTGATGTCTCTGTAAGGTCCGCAAGGGTGGCTGGCGGTATTTGGACACTGGACAAGTGTTGATTGAGAGTGCATGCTCTGTTGACCGTGTAGAGGAAGCTTTAAGTACACTGCTTCCTCTGCTTCCTGATGTACGCTATTTTCGGTTCAATCCAGGTGAAGTTATTTTTATGAGTCTCCCCAGAGGCAGAGCTAGGATTAATGACAACAGGAGAAAGCTTAAGTTTATCAGAGAAAATTTTGGAAGAGATTTTGTATGTTGTGCACGCACGTTTAACCTAAAAAACCTGGCATTTTGtatcaattgaaaaaatgaaCCATCAGACATTCCACACAAATAGCAATAATATGCAAACGAAGAATTTGTAGATAGGATGGAGAGAATCTGTTGCCAGACGCTGATGTTCTTGccactttcaatttttaagaaaGTTGATATAGAGGCTAATCACATTGCATGCCTAATCATATGGCAAAAATAGCAGTTGCTTGTATCAGCTTTTATTTGAACTATAGTATCTACTCTGACAtagtttttatgttttttatttagttgatGAACGTTGTGATATAGAGCTGGATGAAACTGATCCGACAGTCTGGATACAGTTAGAGGATGCTACAGATGACTACATTCGGAACAACTCCATTGCATTCAAGAATCTAGCTGAAAGATTGCTTGAGAGTCAGCATGATGAGAAACTTTCAGATGGTTTACAGTCTCAGCAGCTTCCTAGAGCAAAGGGTATTATAATGTCCACGACTCTTAATCCTTCATTAGTTGCTCCTGTAAGTGTTGTTGTCTTAATCATTGTTGGCCTAAGTATCAACTCTTATTTTGTATATGACAGCACCAAATGAGTACATCCCCTCATTGGGCCAGAGACGTGGCGTTCTTCTTGTACAGGCATCCCACAACACGGATACTGGAAGAGGTGTTAACCATACACGCGTACTTAAGACATTTTGTGCTAGTAATGGGATAAGATTATCACTTGTAAATGGAGCATCAGGGACCACTAAGACAGCTCAAGGATCTGTATTTCCAACTCCATTTGCTTCACCACTTTTTACTGAAAGCATTTCATCGAGTCCCCTACTTTACAGCCCTGACAGAGTTGGTAGAATTGATTTAGTCCCACCATTAAGTTTGGATGGttttttttctgcaaaaaCAACTGCATCACCTCCTGAGTCTCCTGAACGAAAGCAACTTCCAGTTCCTGTAGTATCTTTGCatgagaaaatacaaaattcacCTCATGTTGGAGTAATTCATTTGGCTCTGCAAAATGATGCACGGGGCTCCATTTTAAGGTTTGTCTTTGGCGCATACTTGCTTCTTCCTCGTTCTATAATCCTTGTATTGTTGCTTGCATACTTAGATTTCTTCTTTTACCTGTAGTTGGCAGAATGATGTATTTGTGGTCGCCGAACCCGGAGAATTAGCTGAAAAGTTTCTtcaaaatgttaaatatagCTTGTTGTCAATGATGAAGGGTAGGAGGAGGAAATATGCTTCCATAATCACAAACATTTCAACTGTTGCTGATCTTGTGTCATGCAGACCCAACTTCCAAATTGGTGGTGTTGTCCATAGATATATAGGACGTCAAACACAAGTATCTTCCCTTTGTTCTGAAATTGGTGAATTTACTAGGTTTCAGTTTCaggtagaaaatatttgtatctAACGTGTTATTTTCTGAAGGTCATGGAAGATGATCAAGAAATTGCTGCTTACATGTTCCGTAGAACTGTTCCTTCCACACACTTGACCCCGGAAGATGTGCGTTGTATGGTACGTCTTTGAATCTTGTTCATCAAATTATCAGCACTGAATTCGGCTTAATATCAAGAACTGTAAATTGAATTGGAGTTGTTTAATCCATCTTGCCATATTGCCAATGCATAATATTGGAACATGGCAACactatatcaaaatttttgaacCTGATTACATCTGTTGTTGACACTTAATCTTTGTAGGTTGGAGACTGGAGGGATAGGATTATAATCTTCACAGGAATATTTGGGCCCACACAAGCTTTAATTAAAGCGCTTCTAGATTCCGGTGCTAAAGCTGTTGTGAGCCCTTCTTCTGAGCCTGAAGAAATGCAGTTATTGTCATTCCATAGACCGGGTGATTTTGGTTGCTTCAAGGATGGGAGGTTTGAGATCGGAGAGGAGGAGGGAGAAGATGAATATATTGAACATAACAGTCAAGCAAGCGATTGGGAGGATAGTGAACCAGAGAAAGATGTGGAGTGTAATATATCTTTCTGGGACAATGACGAGAAAGAATTGTCCCAGTTCACGAGGGAGCTGTATGACTCACTGTTTCAGGGTGGTGGAAGAGTGGATACTGCTTTAAAAAATGCTCTTGCATCAAATCGGGGCCTGAGATATTCATGTCACCTCCCAAGCACACTGTAGCTTTTTCCAACTAGAATCAGATTTTTTCGGGCGAAGGGCACGAGTGGATGCTGCTCTGTGCTGTACTCCGTCTTCCCATTTTAGTCAAGTCTGCAAAGAACATCATGACAAAttctatagaaaaataaagaatgaaagggatcaagaaaatgaaaagaaccGAAGGAGCAAGCTTCCTCCAGGTGAAAGAGATTCTTCCTGGGCGTATTTTGTTCACTGACATTCTGTGGAATTGTTGCCTGGCTTGGGAATCTAATCCGTATACCCATTACACTGTAGTTTGTAAAACAACATTCTAGaattgtatatacatatagagaaagaaagataatTTTGGATTAGATGAACAGAgagaataatgaaaataacaGAAAGAGCAATTAGGAAAACAAGATAAGGGGATACAGGCACTTTTAAGCCTTGCTATTGTTCCCATCAATACTAATAATGTCTCTTTTAGAGATGAAATTTGcaactcttcttctttttctcttctttttttcacgggtggggggggtgggggtgtaAAAAGTTGCCAATGCTTTGTGGGGAAAGATAGAAAAATCTACAACGTATTCTGACCATGGGACGCAATGGAATTAATAGGAGTCAAGTAGGCACTGCAGCTTTGATCTGCTCTACCGGAGGGTGACTGGAAGTATGATGCAATGCAGCATTCTCATACAAGTTGGTCTTAGAGTCTAACTCGGATCGTTGATCAGTGAAGTGATCTTTCAGTATGACAAACGAATATTATTTGCGATCTCTTATTAGGAAGTGTCTGTAAATGGCGCTAATTAATGTGCATGATGCCCATTAGagtaattaactattattaactTCTCTTTTAGCTCTTTCAGAATTATATCTAAGTACCTAATCTAAATTTACTATGTTCATCAAATTTCTCACTCTTCCAAGATGTTCGTGGTTGATCAACAATTCAACGGAACTCCCTAATTTACCTCTTGTCCAATGAtctcaatattattttaacatgTAGAGTTTAAACTTGAAGGGGTCGTAAAATGTAATGATTAGGTTCGTGGACGAGGCAAAATGTAAGGAATATCTTTCTTCAACTATAGCTACACCATGATATATGCTTACACAAGAAAGCCACAGAGTGAGTAACTTGCATGAGAACATGGCAGTTGAGAGTCGAGAGTTGCATGAATTCTGAGAGGGATATGAAGAATGCCTCCAGCAATACTCAGTTCCTAGCCTGGATGTAGATTCCAAAGACTAGAGAAGGAACAGTGAGATCAGAGTGAGATCTTTTCTCAATGATTGTGGTTGCAGTCAGCCAGGATTGGATGGAAAATTGGGTTCTGTTGTTGAAGTCTTGGAGTTGTTCCCAGAAAATTTGATGTCTACAGTATGTCATTTAGTATCAAGAATACACAATTGGCCAGTTATTGTTTCCTTACATGTTCTTGGTTCATGCTGGAAACACTATTTGTGTGATTTGCCTATTAGTATGATGACATGATTCAACAACCTTTGTATAGGAAAATCATATGTACCGTCGattaattattcctaaattcCTGACTGTCTAAATTGGCATCTCACATCCTTTCACACATAGGAGAAGTTATGTGAGGCAAATATTCTCTTTTCTGGGTCAAACATGAGAGCTAGTCAGGCTAAAACTTGCAGGATTTGTTTATAGAATTTGATGTAAAAACCTATCTCAAATGATGGAATTATATAGAGAAGCAGCACTCCGTAtgtcaatttccaccactactattgaaaattatgactTCTCAGTTTTGAATTATGATCTATAGTTGAAATAAAAAGCACACATTTTACATAATACAACCTCCTATCAAACACAAAATGCACCACTACCACAAGAGTACTCTGCTTTTGTTCCTTCGCAAAAAACCTGGTCAAGAAATAATGCAACAACGATGGTCTTTGTCCTTCATTGGGCATGAGAAGCATTGCATTTAACCTCAAATTGTAGATTCAATTCACATAGGTTCTCCATGGAAATTGGTTTACCCTATTctatttatcttatatttctGTTTCGCTGGTAATTTCATCTGTCTCGATTGCTAAATATTCAAGTGCAGTGACAACATCTCCAATTAGGGGCCGAGTGCTGGCTTCCTCTTGGAGGCACATAGCTGCAACAGCAAGAGCTTGATACAGACCCTTCACTGGATACTTTCCTTTAAGCAACGGGTCGGCCATTAATGTAAACTTGCTTCTATCCTTGAAAAGTGGCTTTGCCTGCAAAATTTGGCATACAAAACCAACTAGTTAGAGTTTGTTGAGGCCTGATTATTGGTCAGGATATACAACAGAAACATAAATCTTATAAGTAGATAAAATAATCATTCAGATGCCTAGAATTTGTTGAATGAAAGTGATGTTAACTAACCCAAGCAACTAGATTCTCCTCTTCCAGTGGTTTTGTGTTATCAATAGCTCTTCTTCCTGAAATAATCTCTAGAAGCACCACACCGAAACTGTAGACATCAGACTTGGTTGTCAACTTGCCTGTCTGGGCATACTCTGGTGCGCAGTAGCCGTAAGTCCCCATCACCCTCGTCGACACATGATCTTGTTCACCAATCGGGCCCAACTTAGCGAGTCCAAAATCGGAGAGCTTAGGATTAAATCTGTCATCCAACAATATGTTAGACGCCTTAAAATCCCGAAAAATAATTGGTGGATTTGCTGTATCATGCAAATACTCGAGTCCCTGAGCTGCACCTCTGGCTATCGCCATCCTAGTGTACCAATCCAGGGGCTTCTTGTTTGGAGGCAAATCTGAGAAGtagaagaaaatgatgaaaatttcaCCATTACTCGTCCAGCCATTATGAAATAGATCCCAGGTTGACTGTAAACAACAacttggaaaaaaaatgcttCGTTGCTCCAAATAGCAATGGGAGATAGTTAAAGAAAGATTTGCAGTAAGGTAATTCCTTTCCCTAATAAGAATCTATGATAAAAGATTACCAAGAAGGTGATCTTCTAAAGATCCATTTTGCAAGTACTCGTAGACCAATATTCGTTGGCGGCCGTCAGCGCAGTATCCTATCAGATTGACAAGGTTTGGATGGTGAACCATGCTCAACATCAAGACCTCTGCCAAGAATTCCCTGTTTCCTTGAACCCCGTTTCTATCAAGCTGCTTCACAGCCACCATCTGGAAAGGAACAATACAGATTTAGATCAACAAGATTAATATGATAGCctgagagaaagagagagagaggttacAACATATACCTGATTTGTTTTATTGAAGTACCCCTTGTAGACCCTCCCGAATCCTCCTTCACCCACTCGCAATTCAGGATTGAAATTTTCAGTGGCAAGTGCCAATTCCCGAAAGGTGAATACCTCAGCAGAAGCTCTTCCACCACTTCTAATTATGTCTTCTGCAGCTACCCTTTGTTTGCTACCACCTGTGTAATATATTATGATCACAACATTCAAGTAATGATAGTGTTGATGCATGTATTGACCAGAAAGAATCTTTTTTAAGTCATAACTTGAAAACCTGTGAAGTTACAAAGCAATTTGCTTTGAGAAGCTCCATCAGAAAAGGGCTAAAATTTTAGAGCAATGTTGAGGATCTAAAGGCTGGGGATAGAATGATTTGAGGAAAAAGTGAAACCACAACAAGTAAGAccgaaattataattacaagggTAGCCACAACTCACAAGTATCATTTCAAAAATCCATaaacaagaaatgaaaactCATGACGGAAACAGAATATGACAGGAAAAATGGACATTTATCTGTAATCTAACCAGCATTCATCGATACGCTTCTAGGAACTGTTGATAACGCCTCCGGATCATCATAGTTCTTGGTTGTCTTCATTTCTTGGACAGAACTTCTTGAACTTTTTAGAGGAGTCCTCCTCGTTGGGTCGGTCCTCTTCATTGTCTCGGTTCTCTTCATTGTTTCAGTCCTCCTCTTCCTGAAACAAGACAACAATCTCATCTCCTTCTTTCCCCTACCTATGAATATCTTAAATCAACCCTCTTAGCAGGATGTCAAATTATCACAACTGTTTATGCTTTGTCATCTTGGTTGGTTATcgttttttcatttatatatcatGATAAAAGAATTGTGCAATTGaacaggaaaaagaaaaaggcaatGATCATTAAAGAATTGTTTACAGATTGGCCTTAAAGgagaaaaagattatttagaTTGAATTGAATGAGGATTTGAAGAAGATGAAAGGGGGACCAATAATAATGGGAGCAACTACTTTTCAGGTAGCTTAATGACAAGATAACATGAAGGATTTGGGAGATATTAGAGTCACATTGACGCATTTTCCGGACAAGGTGAGGGATGCATGGGATTATTCCAACTTTAGtttccaattattttaatgatgTTACACATTCCCGGATAACCTGTGCAATTTTTCAccttaattttgataattaaccttagtaattaattcaaatttacagTATGTATCCAAATTAAGAAGATATGGAAACGGAGTTAAGCATTACACGAAAATGATCATGATGCACAGTATTTTCCCAAATTTGTTTGATCAGATTtgacaaaattgaaatcatCTTCAACTTAGCAATTGCAATATTTCTacattcaagaaaatgagatGTGTTGATTGGAAGTCATTCGAACTTGCTAGGATTGAGAAATTGCTAAAGACAGGTATGACTGTCAAGGCCTCTAATCATCATCCAACATTGGGTGTCCTCTAGTATTAgcatttcaaaattgaaagataaaaCTACAGATCTGATGCAACAAAAACTTGCTGCCCACATCCCAAATAggaaaattattcaaaagtttCAAGCTCAAGATATATTAAGTGGGTTTGTTCTGTTTTTGCTGCATCCAAAACGTAAGGAGTGTATAAAGATCCACCTCAAGTTCAGCAGTTTCTCCAGAAATAGATATTAAACCTAAACAAACAGAGGCTGACCTGAAAGTACAGACCCTCTAGAAACTATGCTTTTgatcaaacaaaaatgaatactGCAAAGAATCAGAGCTGGATGCAAACCCCACTATCTACTATTAATCCATGGATATCCAAAACAAGTAAGCAAAATGAGACAACCACCTAACGAAATTATAGAAGCATTATTGTTGATCAATTGCTGAGTAAAGCTCAAGAACCTCTCGGGTTAACAACattcttaaattaatattgaatatcaaaGTAAAGCATCAAATTCATTGGGAAAGCAACGTCAAAATCCTGCAACACTGCTGTCACAAATGGTCCTCTACTTTGTAGTCTTATTACAAACATGGCATAAGATGACAAAAATTGATCAATGATACCATGCCAATAACTCTACTTAGGCAATCCTTCTTCAATCTCATTCCACTTATCAACATTCCTTGAGAACTTCTCCTTCAACATCAACCTTCTCGATGCTAACCAGTCAATCCACAAGAGACTTCATGGTTGTTATGTTTGGGACCCAATCCTTAGCCATACATTCCTTACAGATGCCTAAATCACCCGAATCAGACTCTAGCTTCAACTTCCTATCAATCATCTCCTTCAACAAACTCTTAGCCACGTCCAATTACAAAACCCATAAATCAAATGGCCATATGTCACACAATTCGGCTTCATACCCTTAGACAAAACCCCATTCATACTGCCTTTGCTTCAGATGACCTCTTAAGCTTACATAAGCTCTGCATCTTAGCATTGTAAATACTAATCCCTGATAGCATTCCAAATTTCTTCATCAAATCGATCATGTTCTCCACATCACCGAATTTGTCCCCCTTATAAAACCCAGCAATCACAATGGAAAATGTGGTTGCGTTGGGCTTTATACTCTACCTATTGAGTATGCCGAATTTacttgcaagtcaaataaattttttgaattaaattactttataacggtgaaaatatatccCTTTACATTTACTAAAGCGTGAAGACATGAGGGTGATTTGAttgtaaaagaatttatttaaccttcaataaattagtataagtAAATCGGGggcaaatataaatttgtttatgatttttttatttatatcagtaaatttgatgaatttggaCTAACGgaggatttatttgttagatttaaataaagtttttaaagtattaaatataattttcaaatatcaaaaagtatagataaaattagaccaaatttaaagaaagaagaatgtaattatcttattaattaataataagttttgTAAGAATCATAAAAGGAATAAACCCCCCTTGGAGCGACGAACCTTTCCACCAAAATCCAGAAAAGTGCCAAAGCCTCTGATGTGGGCCCCCCGGGCcctcttcttcaatttctcctaattataattatattttgtattattattagttcAAAAATCCCACACGTTTCTGTCTGAGTATTGACAGAGTTAGAAGAGTTTCCTGTCTTTGATTTGATCTCCTCCGCTTGAttggaaatattaatattatacactCATCACAGCTAATCTGTTTTGACCTTTTCCTTCTCACGAGGAGTTTGAGCAAGCAGAGAGGGGGAGGGAGAGGAAATGACGAGAATGCCACTGGGCTTGCCGGCGATTGACGCCCCACTCCGACCACTGTCCGCCACTTGGTGGGATGAGATAAATGAGTCCGTCAAGTGGCAAGATGGAATCTTTTTCACGCTCTGTGGCGTTTATGCTCTCGTTTCCGCGGTTGCCCTTGTGAGTCTTGATTGTACTGCTACTACTGCGTGTTGGGTTGGATGAGTAGTTGTCTTGATTGGGTTTTCTGCGTGTTTGAATTCTGGCTGTGGTTTGTTGCGCGGGTCTTTCGGTTGTCTGTGTATTAGGAATGGAAAGTTTGGAGCTTGTTTGAGGTGCTCAGTGAGTTTGTTTAGTTATGTGGTAATTATTGTTTAGTTCGAGTTTAGTGAATTAGACTGTAACTAGTAGTACTTTTCTGAATGCTCTTGGTGATTGAATCATTGAGTGGAATCGAGGTTGGTTGTTGAAGACTTGAGTAGgtttattttatgaaagtgTCACAATTAGTCTGCTCTTGCTAACTTTATATCTGGGTTTGCTTGTTAATTTCTGGTTCTGAATTCATACTGATGATGGCATCAAAAGGTGCTGATTCTGGTTAGTTATTGCGGAGTACTGGATGCGGTTATTGGATGTTTGTCTAATATTGCTTCAAAAAGTCTAGAATTGGGCTTATCTTTTCAAAGGGCAAAAAGGCATAGAATATTATTGTTAGTTAAATAACCTAACCTTAAGAACCCTGGAAAGAAAAGTAGAACTGAATCAGTTATCTGACTGAAAGGTATAAATGTAGTGGGGAAAGCCGGCAACTAACCGACAATTTCTTATCGACATGATGATCTTTTGGAATGTCACAGTAATTAATGCTGAGATGAACGTTGAACTCTTTGTTGGTTTTAGTGTATTCTGTGAAAGGAAATTAACACAAAGGACGCATATGTTTGAGCAATTTTATTGCATGAAACAGCAGTCTCCAAACTGAAGGTGCATTCATGTTCTGCAGATTCAATTGATAAGGATTGAATTAAGGGTGCCTGAGTATGGTTGGACTACTCAGAAGGTTTTCCACCTGATGAACTTTGTTGTGAATGGAGGTATGGGGAAGATTTCCTGGAATAttccatatttatatttctaccCATTGACTTATTCGTCAAGCTCTACTAAATTGCAGTACGTGctgttgtgtttggatttcATAAGCAAGTGTTTCTGTTCCATCCCAAGGTAAGATTCACCTTTTTAACTATTTAGCCTACTTGATACAACTTTCTTTCCACTGAAAGATTCACCTTGCCAGCTCTTTGTCCTAGTTAATAGTTTTAAGTTCACATCTTTCATTCTTTTGCATCTGAGTATAGTTCTCTGGCAGCAAAGTTTTGTCAGGAGTCAGGTTACTGATAAAACTGTTATTGAGAGTAGTTTATAGATGTCAACACTGTGTGGCTGGTTTTCATATTAATTCCAAGACACTGATTTTTaagttttgttattatttattctctttattacttttttatggATCAGGCTTTGACGTTGGTTCTTCTGGATCTTCCTGGCCTGCTGTTCTTTTCTACATATACGCTTCTTGTCCTTTTCTGGGCAGAGATATATCATCAGGTATAAGCAGAGAGTTCTAGTTAAAATATCACCTAGGCAAAGTGTGAATGCTGTAATTATCAGGAATGGCTGGTGAATTCTAGATGATTGTTGAGTTGTGGATTCTGTTATGTCACTCATGAATCAATGAAAGTTTCATCATTGTCGTTTGTCAGGCTAGAAGTTTGCCAACAGACAAACTGagaattttctacttttctaTCAATGGTGCTGTTTACTTCATACAGGTTTGTTGTGCTTCCTGATCATTAGTATTATCTCTTGATTTTCGTTGTATTCGTGTCTGTGGTGGTCAATACTATGGAACTTCTCTGCAGCTATTGTGGGTTGTGTATGTTGGTTACATATGCCTTCTAGAATGTCTTGGGTCTTTGATACTGCATACCTTTTGTTCATTCTTGGCTGGATATGGAtctccctttttctttttttgactTGATTCAGCTATGATACCTCAATTCTGTGGGTTATAAGTAAAACCTAGAATCTGGTTCCTGTTACAGTCCATTAACGAAAGTGGACTGAAAGCCATTAACACTCAGCGGACATAGTTTTTGGTGGCAGGATTTGTTAGCTTGTGATTCAATTCTTGGATATATGTTTGATGAATGGCTATGAATTGAAAGTTATGTTTTCTTggaatgattaaaattttcgttTGTCCTCCCTCGATAGCCTTGAGATGGGTGCTATAAGACAAAACCTATTGTAATCCTTTTCGTGGTACTTGTTGGTTTCATTGGATGTCaggttttgaaattttcatcaaaGCTGTTGATGTACATAGACATGGGAGTGAAGCTAGTTGTCACTATGTATTGCTTTGCTGTGTCTTGccttttaacaaaaattaaggaACTTGGTGTTCCAGAAGAGAATCAATTTAGGAAATGATTGCATGTATTCTAGGGAGAATCATAGAGAATGAATCAGACTAAGTCCCTACATTGATTAATTCTCAGTGGCTGTTGATTGCATGAGAATAAGTAGAAACAGTGAGCGAGCAAAGCAAGAGCCAATAGGGAGTAGCATAACCTTTTGATCATGCTGAGGGGTCTTGGAATACCTGGAAAAGAAGATAGATCAAGACGCTTGAGGGAAAAGTAGAAATATTCTCGAGTCTATCATAAAAGTGATTAAGTCACATGCTGTTAAAAGGACAGTGATCAAGTGTCTCGGTGTCCAACTTCGGCCGAAagatttaagtataaaatagaTAAGGCCCTGATGATGCTATCAGAAGTATGGCACTGGACTGCCATTGTCGGGAAAATACAAAGTAAAAACCAAGTAGATAAAATTACATGGGGAAAAAGGACGTGAAGATTTTACAGAGATCCAAGTAATGCACAAGTGaccatttaattttggaaatgGATTATACTTCTAATGTGTTTCTTTATTACTTCATAGACTTTTTTATGTGTTGTTTTTGCCAGTATAAGTGACTCCCTCCTTCCGTGTAAgttttcattgtttttttttgttggccAAGGACAATgagttatatttaaattgacaatttgAGATTTATAGATGTTTTGGGAATGTTGCCAAAGTTGGATGGAGGGAGTAAAATCTGGCTATTTGATTGGTTAATTCTGACATCAGGTCTGCATCTGGGTATACCTCTGGATAAATGATAACAGCGTTGCGGAATTCATCGGAAAGatatttattgcaggttaGTCTCAC encodes:
- the LOC105167983 gene encoding tobamovirus multiplication protein 1, whose product is MTRMPLGLPAIDAPLRPLSATWWDEINESVKWQDGIFFTLCGVYALVSAVALIQLIRIELRVPEYGWTTQKVFHLMNFVVNGVRAVVFGFHKQVFLFHPKALTLVLLDLPGLLFFSTYTLLVLFWAEIYHQARSLPTDKLRIFYFSINGAVYFIQVCIWVYLWINDNSVAEFIGKIFIAVVSFIAALGFLLYGGRLFFMLRRFPIESKGRRKKLHEVGSVTAICFTCFLIRCFVVVLSAFDPDASLDVLDHPVLNFIYYMLVEILPSALVLYILRKLPPKRVSAQYHPIR
- the LOC105167981 gene encoding phospholipase A I-like, producing the protein MSWGLGWKRLSESFHLTLSYGSDADTLDEIIRKTSSSFPSSSQDAAATNNNQELLGFRIDLDWNAGDDEDQVALRLQSQVMVALPSPNDAVEVELRERAENWEENVASSTDGEGNLENTAGQVKRLEVLMRVVTRREPLKGIIMSRAGGSGQQADGGMGVLIKLMKLNLGSGDADGMAPGPGLAEHWQNLSVVILCGLGLTALSAEITRLPLLEKLYLDNNKLLVLPPELGALKSLKVLAVDYNMLVSVPAELRQCTGLVELSLEHNKLVRPLLDFRDMAELCVLRLFGNPLEFLPDILPLHELRHLSLANIRIVADENLGAVNVRIEMENSSYFVASKHKLSEFFSLIFRFSSCHHPLLASALAKIMQDEENRVVVGKDETALRQLISMISSENQHVVEQACSALSSLASDVPVAILLIKLDIMQPISRALRSAGSDKVISVLQVVVKLAFSSDIVAQTMLTKDILKSLKSLCAHKNPEVKRLALFAVGNLAFCTENRRVLVTSESLRDLLLRLTVVSESRVCKAAARALAILGENEVLRRAIRGRKVPKRGLRILAMDGGGMKGMATVKILKEIERNTGKQMHELFDLICGTSTGGMLAVALGIKAMSLERCEGIYKELGKVVFAAAPSPKDNEAATWREKLDQLYKSSSQSFRVVVHGSKHSADEFERLLKEMCGDDDGDLLIESAVKRIPKVFVVSTLVSVAPAQPFIFRNYQYPAGTTEISFAASENMATGGQGATSGAEVGHKRNAFIGSCKHHIWQAIRASSAAPYYLDDFSDGVYRWQDGAIVANNPTIFAIREAQLLWPDAKIDCLVSIGCGSVPTKVRKGGWRYLDTGQVLIESACSVDRVEEALSTLLPLLPDVRYFRFNPVDERCDIELDETDPTVWIQLEDATDDYIRNNSIAFKNLAERLLESQHDEKLSDGLQSQQLPRAKAPNEYIPSLGQRRGVLLVQASHNTDTGRGVNHTRVLKTFCASNGIRLSLVNGASGTTKTAQGSVFPTPFASPLFTESISSSPLLYSPDRVGRIDLVPPLSLDGFFSAKTTASPPESPERKQLPVPVVSLHEKIQNSPHVGVIHLALQNDARGSILSWQNDVFVVAEPGELAEKFLQNVKYSLLSMMKGRRRKYASIITNISTVADLVSCRPNFQIGGVVHRYIGRQTQVMEDDQEIAAYMFRRTVPSTHLTPEDVRCMVGDWRDRIIIFTGIFGPTQALIKALLDSGAKAVVSPSSEPEEMQLLSFHRPGDFGCFKDGRFEIGEEEGEDEYIEHNSQASDWEDSEPEKDVECNISFWDNDEKELSQFTRELYDSLFQGGGRVDTALKNALASNRGLRYSCHLPSTL
- the LOC105167982 gene encoding probable serine/threonine-protein kinase PBL23 — encoded protein: MRLLSCFRKRRTETMKRTETMKRTDPTRRTPLKSSRSSVQEMKTTKNYDDPEALSTVPRSVSMNAGGSKQRVAAEDIIRSGGRASAEVFTFRELALATENFNPELRVGEGGFGRVYKGYFNKTNQMVAVKQLDRNGVQGNREFLAEVLMLSMVHHPNLVNLIGYCADGRQRILVYEYLQNGSLEDHLLDLPPNKKPLDWYTRMAIARGAAQGLEYLHDTANPPIIFRDFKASNILLDDRFNPKLSDFGLAKLGPIGEQDHVSTRVMGTYGYCAPEYAQTGKLTTKSDVYSFGVVLLEIISGRRAIDNTKPLEEENLVAWAKPLFKDRSKFTLMADPLLKGKYPVKGLYQALAVAAMCLQEEASTRPLIGDVVTALEYLAIETDEITSETEI